A window of Desulfuromonas soudanensis genomic DNA:
AGGGGGTCAAGTCCCCGCAAGAGGCCGTGGTGCAGGTGGCCACCGTCCTCGGCTGGATCAACCAGAGCGCCGAGATCCGGGCGCAGCGCTCCACGGCGGTACCTCCGCCCATCGCTCCCGATATCTTCGCCTCCTTCGGCAGCGAGCTGGAATCCGACCGGGCCAAGCTGGACCGGATCCTGGACAGCATGATCGAGGAAGCGGCGGCCAAGGCGGACAGTGCGACCGGACTCGGGAGGTAAGGGGTGCTCGAGGGAGTTTCCATCTCATTTATTGCGCTGATCGTCAGCTCCCTCGGGCTTCCCGGCATGGCCGTCGTCTTCTGGTACGTCGATCAGCGGCGTACCGACCGGATGATGCAGGAGCACAAAAAGGAGCTGCACGAAGTCCTTGAACGGTACCGCGAGGACGTCCAACGCATCGCCCGTTTCTATGAAGACAACGTCCTCCTGGTCAAGGGCTACGAGCGCCTGGCCGCCGACCTGACGAGCATCATCACCCTGTCGACCCGCACCCTCGAGGGGCTGGTCCAGAAGATCGATAACAACCATTTTTGTCCGGTGGTGCGGAAAGGAAAAAGCTGATGAGTCTGGAGCGAGCCGCCATGCGCGGGAAACTGGCCGAAGCCCAGGACACCCGCCACCGCCTGCGCCTCAAGGCAGAGGGGCTGTGCACGGCGATCCGCGCCGGTCTGCTCACCGCCTTAATCGACGTCGAGGAGATCGACACGGCCCAGGCGGCCCAGCAGATGGATGACCTGGTCATCACCATGGGCGAGCTGGCGGCGCTGCAGGGGCAGATCGCCCGCTTGCAGAAGGAGTTGCGCTGATGCTGTGGCTGCTGATCGGCGCGGTACCGGCCGTCTATCTGCTCATCTTTCTGGTCGATGGCCTGCTCAACCTGGTCGTCACCGAATTCGGGGGGAACTGATGGCCGAGAAGGGCGCCAAGGCCAAACTTTATGACTTTGCCTTCCGTCTCTATGGCGAAGGCCGGAGCCTGAGTGAGATCGAGCTGACCCTCGATGTTTCCCGCCAGACGCTCTCCGCCTGGAAGGCCGAAAGCAAACGCCCTAACGATGATCTCGACGATTGGGATAAGGCCCGCAAACTCAAGCGCAGCAACGTGCAACGGCTGCGCGATCTCTTCGACCGCGAGTTGACCGCCCTCGAAGAGTCACGCGCCGGGGAGATGTCGGCAGTCTCCTTGGATGCCATCACCAAGCTCGGCACCCTGGTGCAGCGCTGGGAACAGGCAGAAAGTGCCCCGGCCTACGACAAGCCGCAGGTCTTCCTCGATAACCTCCAGTTCATCATCGGCTGGTTGAGCGAGAACGATCCGGAGGGCCTCAAGGTGCTGGCCGAAAGCTTCGACTCCTTAACCCAGGCATTCAAGGCGGGCTGCAATGGCAATGCGTAAGCGCCCCCTGCTCAGCGAGGGGCAATACGACAAGCAGGTCGCGGAACTTCGCGCGTTCATCAAGGAGGCCGTCAGCCCCTTCGAGAATGACACGCCGGCCAAGAAAAAAGAGCGCATCGCCCGGTCGCTGTGGGACAAGCTCTATTACATGCAGACCTATCTACCGCATTATTTCACCTCGGCCTTCGGTGAGTTTCACGACGAATGGGCGGAGATCGCCGGACTTCAAGATCAGTTCGCCCTGGTCGGCGCCCCCCGCGAGCACGCCAAATCGACGTTCTTCTCTTTCGGCGACCCGCTGCACGTCATCTGCCACAGCCTGATCAAGTTCGGCCTTCAGTTCTCGGACACGCATGAACAGGCGCAGGGCTTCACGGTCGCGGTCAAGCTGGAGCTGGAAGAGAACGTCCGCATCCGTCATGACTTCGGCGACCTGCGCACCAAGCACTGGAGCGACGACGACTTCAAAACCAAAAACGGCATCTGGTATCTGGCCCGTGGCCGCAGGGACAAGATTCGCGGTTTGAAGAACGGGCCGCACCGCCCCGACTACGCCCGCTTTGACGACATGGAAAACGACGACAACGTCGAGAACCCGCGCCTGGTCAAACGGATGATCAGTTGGATCCGCGGCTCGGTCATCGGCTCGATGGGCAAGGGGTACAAGGCGCTGATGGTTGGCAACCTTTTTCACCCCCGCTCGGCGATCTCCCAGCTAATCGCCCTGACCGATGAGGAGGTCGGCGGACCGTTGTACTTTTCCCGGGTCTATGACGCCATTCTCGATGAGGGGACGCCCCATGAGCGGCCGCTGTGGCCGGCGAACTGGTCGATGGAGCGCCTGCTGAAGAAAAAACACGACATGGGCACCTTCGACTTCAACCGCGAGATGCGCAACAAGGTGGCGGTTGACGGCTCCCCCTTCCCCGACGAACAAGCCCAGTATTACGAGCCCTCCGAGCTCGCGGGCAAGGAGTTGATCACCGTCACCGCCCTCGACCCCAGCGCCAAGGCCGGCGAGAACAACGACTATCGGGCGGTGGTCACCTGGAGTCTCGACCGGGCAACGATGACCTTCTACTGCCGCCATGCCTGGCTGAAAAAGAGAGCGATCGGCGAGATGTTCGCTGCCGCCTACGCCCAGCGGGCCGAGTACGGCTCGGAGTGCGTCGAGGTAGAAGAGAACATGCTCAAGGATTTCCTTCACGAGGCGATCGCCAATTACGCCAAGGACGTCGGCTCCTATCTGCCGTGGTCCCCCGTGAACCACTCGACCAACAAGGAGGCGCGCATCGTCGGCACCTGCGCCTACCTGTGGGAGTTCGGCAAGATGAGGTTCATCAAGGGGCACAGCGACCAGATCCTGCTCAAGGACCAGTTCGTCTACATCCTGACACCCGCCGTTCACGACGATGGTCCGGACGCCACGGAGATGGCAATCAGCAAGCTGCAGAACGGCTGCTTCACCGCTGCTGGCATCTCCAGCGACCCCGACACCGACACCTACCGCCCCGAGCGGGCCGAAGGAATCACCGGCCGCCTTGGCCGCATTTTCAACAGGAGACACGCCTGATGGGCATCAAGTCGTTTTTGACGGACAAGCTCTTTGGCGCCGAGATCGTTCGCCAGGTCGAGACCCGCATGCAGGCCGCCGGCAGCAGCCTCGACGAGGCCGGGTGGCGGCGCCTGTCGGGCAACGCCAACCGCGAACTGCCAGTGGCGACCTGGGCGCGGCAGGTGGAAATCTGCTACTGGATCTGGAAGACCAACCCCC
This region includes:
- a CDS encoding DUF1804 family protein, translated to MAEKGAKAKLYDFAFRLYGEGRSLSEIELTLDVSRQTLSAWKAESKRPNDDLDDWDKARKLKRSNVQRLRDLFDRELTALEESRAGEMSAVSLDAITKLGTLVQRWEQAESAPAYDKPQVFLDNLQFIIGWLSENDPEGLKVLAESFDSLTQAFKAGCNGNA